From Deferrisoma camini S3R1, the proteins below share one genomic window:
- a CDS encoding flavodoxin family protein: MTTAKTAIALVGSYRRGGAVDSAVALVVSGLKTHGVACRTVYLRDCHIEFCTNCRSCLQPPGPERGRCVVQDDMGPLLDRIGSADLLVLGAPTNAGGVNALTQRFIERCVCLARWPWGTHAPVLRDKTRSKRSVLVASSGAPALIGRYLNGTLRSLKTVSRYLGAKPVGALWVGGVTEREVELSPKIGRRARALADRMATG, from the coding sequence GTGACCACGGCAAAGACCGCGATCGCGCTCGTGGGGAGCTACCGGAGGGGCGGAGCCGTGGACTCTGCCGTGGCCCTGGTGGTGTCCGGCCTAAAGACGCACGGCGTGGCCTGCCGGACCGTGTACCTTCGGGACTGCCACATCGAGTTCTGCACGAACTGCCGGAGCTGCCTCCAGCCCCCTGGGCCCGAGAGGGGGCGGTGCGTCGTTCAGGACGACATGGGCCCCCTTCTCGACCGGATCGGCTCGGCAGACCTCCTGGTCCTCGGCGCCCCCACCAACGCCGGCGGGGTCAACGCCCTGACCCAGCGGTTCATCGAGCGCTGCGTTTGCCTGGCCCGCTGGCCCTGGGGGACCCACGCTCCGGTTCTGAGGGACAAGACGAGGAGCAAGAGGTCGGTGCTGGTCGCATCCAGCGGCGCGCCGGCGCTGATCGGCAGGTATCTCAACGGAACGCTCCGATCGTTGAAAACGGTGTCGCGCTACCTGGGGGCGAAACCCGTGGGCGCCCTGTGGGTCGGCGGGGTCACCGAACGGGAGGTGGAGCTTTCCCCCAAGATCGGCCGCAGGGCCCGGGCGCTGGCCGACAGGATGGCCACCGGCTGA
- a CDS encoding potassium transporter Kup, protein MDEPRPSGRRLAVLTLAALGVVYGDIGTSPLYAFRECFYGEYSLAPTPGHVLGVLSLMFWSLVVVVSVKYLALVLRADNRGQGGIIALLALITPPRGDHRWGRRVLVTMALFGASLLYGDGMITPAISVMSAVEGLKVATPALGPFVIPLTVAILVGLFWFQHRGTGQVGMVFGPVTLVWFGVLAALGLGSIASYPGVLRALNPMYGAVFLAETGLRGFLVLGAVFLVVTGAEALYADLGHFGRRPIRLAWYTVVFPALVLNYFGQGAAVLRNPEAAHHPFYTLVPAWGVVPLVVLATAATIIASQAVISGAFSLTRQAIQLGYCPRLEIRHTSPEAAGQVYIPPVNRLLAVCTIALVLGFGSSSRLAAAYGVAVTTTMFITTCLFYVVARERWGWGRLAAGVPAAAFLAVDASFFAANVGKVAHGAWFPLAIGLAAYLTLSTWKQGREVLARRFLQTSRPLESFIASDQAQESIRVPGRAVFMTGNPGYTPAALVHNLRHNKVLHEEVVVLTVITEDTPRVPPKDRLEVERLGDGFYRIMARYGFMEDPHVPHVLRLAKDHGLEFALKETSFFLGREVILASHRSGMPVWRERLFQFLARNAQPARGFFHVPPDLVVELGAQVQL, encoded by the coding sequence ATGGACGAGCCGCGTCCTTCGGGCCGCCGCCTGGCGGTGCTCACGCTCGCCGCGCTGGGGGTCGTGTACGGCGACATCGGCACGAGCCCCCTGTACGCGTTCCGGGAGTGCTTCTACGGCGAGTACTCCCTCGCCCCGACCCCGGGCCACGTGCTCGGGGTCCTCTCTCTCATGTTCTGGTCCCTGGTCGTGGTCGTCAGCGTGAAGTACCTGGCCCTCGTGCTGCGGGCCGACAACCGGGGGCAGGGGGGCATCATCGCCCTGCTCGCCCTGATCACCCCTCCCCGCGGGGATCACCGGTGGGGCCGCCGGGTCCTGGTGACCATGGCCCTGTTCGGGGCGTCGCTCCTGTACGGGGACGGCATGATCACCCCCGCCATCTCGGTGATGAGCGCGGTGGAGGGGCTGAAGGTCGCGACCCCCGCCCTGGGCCCCTTCGTGATCCCCCTGACCGTGGCCATCCTGGTGGGGCTGTTCTGGTTCCAGCACCGGGGCACGGGCCAGGTGGGCATGGTGTTCGGCCCCGTCACCCTGGTGTGGTTCGGGGTGCTGGCGGCCCTCGGCCTCGGGAGCATCGCGTCGTATCCGGGCGTGCTCCGGGCGTTGAACCCGATGTACGGGGCGGTGTTCCTGGCCGAGACCGGCCTGCGGGGGTTCCTGGTGCTCGGGGCGGTGTTCCTGGTGGTGACCGGGGCGGAGGCCCTGTACGCCGATCTCGGCCACTTCGGCCGGCGTCCGATCCGGCTGGCCTGGTACACGGTGGTCTTTCCGGCGCTGGTGCTCAACTACTTCGGTCAGGGAGCGGCGGTGCTTCGCAACCCCGAGGCCGCCCATCACCCCTTCTACACCCTGGTGCCGGCCTGGGGGGTGGTGCCCCTGGTGGTCCTGGCCACGGCCGCGACGATCATCGCTTCCCAGGCGGTGATCTCCGGGGCGTTCTCGTTGACCCGGCAGGCCATTCAGCTCGGGTACTGCCCCCGGCTGGAGATCCGCCACACCTCCCCCGAGGCGGCCGGCCAGGTGTACATCCCGCCCGTGAACCGGCTGCTCGCCGTGTGCACCATCGCCCTGGTGCTGGGGTTCGGCTCGTCGAGCCGCCTGGCTGCGGCGTACGGCGTGGCCGTCACCACCACCATGTTCATCACGACCTGCCTGTTCTACGTGGTGGCCCGCGAGCGGTGGGGCTGGGGCCGCCTGGCCGCCGGCGTTCCCGCGGCCGCCTTCCTCGCGGTGGACGCCTCGTTCTTCGCGGCCAACGTGGGCAAGGTGGCCCACGGGGCCTGGTTCCCCCTGGCCATCGGGCTGGCGGCGTACCTGACCCTGTCCACCTGGAAGCAGGGGCGGGAGGTCCTGGCCCGTCGGTTCCTCCAGACCTCGAGGCCGTTGGAGTCGTTCATCGCGTCGGACCAGGCGCAAGAGAGCATCCGGGTGCCGGGCCGGGCCGTGTTCATGACCGGGAACCCGGGCTACACCCCGGCGGCCCTCGTCCACAACCTCCGCCACAACAAGGTGCTCCACGAGGAGGTGGTGGTGCTCACGGTGATCACCGAGGACACCCCCCGGGTGCCGCCGAAGGACCGGCTGGAGGTGGAGCGGCTGGGGGACGGGTTCTACCGGATCATGGCCCGGTACGGGTTCATGGAGGACCCCCACGTGCCTCACGTGCTGCGGTTGGCCAAAGATCACGGCCTCGAGTTCGCGCTCAAGGAGACGAGCTTCTTCCTGGGGCGGGAGGTGATCCTGGCGTCCCACCGCTCGGGCATGCCGGTGTGGCGGGAGAGGCTCTTTCAGTTCCTGGCCCGCAACGCCCAGCCGGCCCGGGGCTTCTTCCACGTGCCCCCGGACCTCGTGGTGGAGCTCGGAGCCCAGGTGCAGCTGTGA